The Solea senegalensis isolate Sse05_10M linkage group LG4, IFAPA_SoseM_1, whole genome shotgun sequence genome includes a region encoding these proteins:
- the avpr2b.1 gene encoding vasopressin V2 receptor, whose product MALLLINISNISADGALSEDEPRDEHLAQVEIVLLSIIFITAGILNFGLLLVLWKRRKQLSRMRVFVFHLCVADLVVTFFQICPQLIWDITDRFVGPDVLCRAVKYLQVVGMFASTYMIVVMTIDRYQAICKPMVTFQKRRARWNGPVCAAWCVSLIGSLPQVFIFSRVEVAPGVYDCWAQFIKPWGLRAYVTWTTLVIFVVPVLTVVACQVRICRTVHLNFHTKTHNGGEAYSKPLSTRASSVAGVSKARAKTVKMTVVIVLAYIICWAPFFTVQLWSVWDLEAPTQTATFTILMLLASLNSCANPCIYLLFSGKLPKRLVALMCMSEPELKDSIQEETTMVSSLYISLKSLSVSR is encoded by the exons ATGGCTTTGTTACTCATAAACATCAGCAACATCAGTGCGGACGGTGCACTGTCCGAAGATGAGCCTCGGGATGAGCACTTGGCTCAGGTGGAAATAGTTCTCCtgtccatcatcttcatcactgcGGGGATCCTGAACTTCGGACTCTTGTTGGTGCTGTGGAAGCGGAGGAAGCAGCTCTCCAGGATGCGCGTGTTCGTTTTCCACCTGTGCGTCGCAGACCTGGTGGTCACATTCTTCCAGATTTGTCCGCAGCTCATATGGGACATCACGGACAGATTCGTCGGTCCAGATGTGTTATGTCGCGCAGTGAAGTACCTGCAGGTGGTCGGGATGTTTGCGTCCACTTACATGATCGTGGTGATGACGATAGACCGCTACCAAGCCATCTGCAAACCGATGGTGACTTTCCAAAAGCGCAGGGCGCGCTGGAACGGTCCGGTGTGCGCCGCCTGGTGCGTCTCTCTCATCGGCAGCCTCCCGCAGGTTTTCATCTTCTCTCGGGTCGAGGTGGCTCCGGGTGTGTACGACTGCTGGGCGCAGTTCATCAAGCCGTGGGGACTGAGAGCCTACGTGACCTGGACGACACTGGTGATATTTGTGGTGCCCGTTCTCACGGTGGTCGCGTGCCAGGTACGCATTTGCCGCACCGTGCACCTGAACTTCCACACGAAGACGCACAACGGCGGAGAGGCGTACAGCAAGCCGCTATCTACGCGGGCCAGCAGTGTGGCAGGAGTGTCCAAGGCCAGGGCGAAAACGGTGAAGATGACCGTGGTCATTGTCCTCGCGTACATCATCTGCTGGGCGCCTTTCTTCACTGTGCAGCTCTGGTCTGTCTGGGATCTCGAGGCGCCAACTCAGA CTGCGACCTTCACCATCCTGATGCTGTTGGCCAGCCTGAACAGCTGTGCCAACCCCTGTATTTACCTGCTGTTCAGTGGGAAGCTGCCCAAGAGACTGGTGGCCCTAATGTGCATGAGTGAGCCTGAGCTGAAGGATTCCATTCAGGAGGAGACCACCATGGTCAGCTCCCTGTACATCAGCCTCAAAAGCCTCTCAGTCAGCAGATAA
- the trnt1 gene encoding CCA tRNA nucleotidyltransferase 1, mitochondrial isoform X2, which produces MWSRILSPRVIRGTRLCWRSLYTMQLKTSEFQCLFTDGLNGLVEVFGKHKHELRIAGGAVRDLLSGKRPEDVDFATTATPEEMKHMFKAAGIRMINNKGEKHGTITARLHDENFEVTTLRVDVQTDGRHAEVEFTTDWLKDAERRDLTINSMFLGLDGTLYDYFKGYEDLKNHKVRFVGSPEQRIQEDYLRILRYFRFYGRVALDPDDHEPETLTAIRENRCGLAGISGERIWTELKKMVVGNHAAHLLELTYQLGLAQYMGLPPDGNVEEMKHVWQKAKDLSPKPMTILAALFRCPEEVEKMDIRLKVSKEEKSLALFLVKYRRELCKSKDEPDSVKPFTDFIIDARELDTQSKMCELLKYQGEEKLLAALRAWSIPRFPVSGHDLRRLGITSGKEIGVTLQNLRDIWKKSCYQMEKDELLSYVKP; this is translated from the exons ATGTGGAGCAGAATATTGAGTCCTCGTGTGATTAGAGGCACACGTTTGTGTTGGAGGAGTCTTTACACGATGCAGCTGAAGACCAGTGAGTTCCAGTGTCTCTTCACTGACGGACTTAATGGACTCGTAG AGGTGTTTGGGAAGCACAAACATGAGCTGAGAATTGCTGGAGGTGCTGTGCGAGACCTGCTCTCTGGGAAGCGTCCGGAAGATGTAGACTTTGCCACAACAGCCACTCCGGAGGAGATGAAGCACATGTTCAAAGCTGCTGGTATAAGGATGATCAATAATAAAGGAGAGAAGCACGGGACCATCACAGCAAGG TTACACGATGAGAACTTTGAGGTGACCACATTGCGAGTGGATGTTCAGACAGATGGACGTCATGCAGAGGTGGAATTCACTACTGATTGGCTGAAAGATGCAGAGCGGAGGGACCTCACCATCAACTCCATGTTTTTAG GTCTTGATGGCACATTGTATGACTATTTCAAAGGATATGAAGACCTAAAAAACCATAAAGTTCGGTTTGTTGGCAGCCCAGAGCAAAGAATCCAAGAGGACTACCTTAGAATACTGCGATATTTCAG GTTCTATGGCAGGGTGGCTTTGGATCCAGATGACCATGAACCAGAGACACTTACTGCCATCAGGGAAAATCGCTGTGGGCTGGCAGGGATATCGGGAGAAAGGATTTGGACGGAACTCAAAAAGATGGTGGTTGGTAATCACGCTGCTCATCTGCTGGAGCTGACGTACCAGCTGGGACTGGCACAGTACATGG GATTGCCTCCAGATGGCAATGTTGAGGAGATGAAGCATGTGTGGCAAAAAGCCAAAGATCTCTCTCCCAAACCTATGACCATTCTGGCTGCGCTCTTCCGCTGcccagaggaggtggagaagatGGACATCCGGCTGAAGGTGTCCAAGGAGGAGAAGAGTCTGGCTCTGTTCCTGGTCAAATACAGACGTGAGCTCTGCAAGAGTAAAGATGAGCCTGACAGCGTCAAACCCTTCACTGATTTCATCATTGAT GCCCGGGAGCTGGACACTCAAAGTAAAATGTGCGAGCTGCTTAAGTATCAAGGCGAGGAGAAGCTGCTGGCAGCACTCCGTGCATGGTCAATCCCTCGATTCCCTGTCAGTGGCCATGACCTGAGGAGGCTGGGCATCACATCCGGCAAAGAAATAGGTGTCACTTTGCAGAATCTCCGTGACATCTGGAAGAAAAGTTGCTACCAGATGGAGAAAGATGAACTCCTCAGTTATGTAAAGCCTTGA
- the trnt1 gene encoding CCA tRNA nucleotidyltransferase 1, mitochondrial isoform X1: MWSRILSPRVIRGTRLCWRSLYTMQLKTSEFQCLFTDGLNGLVEVFGKHKHELRIAGGAVRDLLSGKRPEDVDFATTATPEEMKHMFKAAGIRMINNKGEKHGTITARNLQLHDENFEVTTLRVDVQTDGRHAEVEFTTDWLKDAERRDLTINSMFLGLDGTLYDYFKGYEDLKNHKVRFVGSPEQRIQEDYLRILRYFRFYGRVALDPDDHEPETLTAIRENRCGLAGISGERIWTELKKMVVGNHAAHLLELTYQLGLAQYMGLPPDGNVEEMKHVWQKAKDLSPKPMTILAALFRCPEEVEKMDIRLKVSKEEKSLALFLVKYRRELCKSKDEPDSVKPFTDFIIDARELDTQSKMCELLKYQGEEKLLAALRAWSIPRFPVSGHDLRRLGITSGKEIGVTLQNLRDIWKKSCYQMEKDELLSYVKP; the protein is encoded by the exons ATGTGGAGCAGAATATTGAGTCCTCGTGTGATTAGAGGCACACGTTTGTGTTGGAGGAGTCTTTACACGATGCAGCTGAAGACCAGTGAGTTCCAGTGTCTCTTCACTGACGGACTTAATGGACTCGTAG AGGTGTTTGGGAAGCACAAACATGAGCTGAGAATTGCTGGAGGTGCTGTGCGAGACCTGCTCTCTGGGAAGCGTCCGGAAGATGTAGACTTTGCCACAACAGCCACTCCGGAGGAGATGAAGCACATGTTCAAAGCTGCTGGTATAAGGATGATCAATAATAAAGGAGAGAAGCACGGGACCATCACAGCAAGG AACTTGCAA TTACACGATGAGAACTTTGAGGTGACCACATTGCGAGTGGATGTTCAGACAGATGGACGTCATGCAGAGGTGGAATTCACTACTGATTGGCTGAAAGATGCAGAGCGGAGGGACCTCACCATCAACTCCATGTTTTTAG GTCTTGATGGCACATTGTATGACTATTTCAAAGGATATGAAGACCTAAAAAACCATAAAGTTCGGTTTGTTGGCAGCCCAGAGCAAAGAATCCAAGAGGACTACCTTAGAATACTGCGATATTTCAG GTTCTATGGCAGGGTGGCTTTGGATCCAGATGACCATGAACCAGAGACACTTACTGCCATCAGGGAAAATCGCTGTGGGCTGGCAGGGATATCGGGAGAAAGGATTTGGACGGAACTCAAAAAGATGGTGGTTGGTAATCACGCTGCTCATCTGCTGGAGCTGACGTACCAGCTGGGACTGGCACAGTACATGG GATTGCCTCCAGATGGCAATGTTGAGGAGATGAAGCATGTGTGGCAAAAAGCCAAAGATCTCTCTCCCAAACCTATGACCATTCTGGCTGCGCTCTTCCGCTGcccagaggaggtggagaagatGGACATCCGGCTGAAGGTGTCCAAGGAGGAGAAGAGTCTGGCTCTGTTCCTGGTCAAATACAGACGTGAGCTCTGCAAGAGTAAAGATGAGCCTGACAGCGTCAAACCCTTCACTGATTTCATCATTGAT GCCCGGGAGCTGGACACTCAAAGTAAAATGTGCGAGCTGCTTAAGTATCAAGGCGAGGAGAAGCTGCTGGCAGCACTCCGTGCATGGTCAATCCCTCGATTCCCTGTCAGTGGCCATGACCTGAGGAGGCTGGGCATCACATCCGGCAAAGAAATAGGTGTCACTTTGCAGAATCTCCGTGACATCTGGAAGAAAAGTTGCTACCAGATGGAGAAAGATGAACTCCTCAGTTATGTAAAGCCTTGA